The Parashewanella tropica genome window below encodes:
- a CDS encoding DUF885 domain-containing protein encodes MKKSLLALALTTALVGVTACSGSHSSNEVQHPQHSQVKSQAFSDFSQQFINDLWKQFPTWATYSGYHKYDGELVIPNQQSRTKTLAFVQKQRDALKQIKLSTLTISQTIDFRLIENVLDKIEWGINNGKAWQWNPAQYNVAGGFAQIINEDFAPLDQRLKSVLNRMQYIAAYYKAAKGNISNPTLEHTQLAIQQNKGGLGVFSDELIEKAKKSGLSESDKQLFVQRVNQSRQAIKGYVTWLHNLEKDLAKNGARSFRIGEKLYEQKFALDIQSGMTARQLYEKAVADKNRVQGEMVKLTDQLWSKYFTEPQPKDNKQAIRQLIEKLSVNHVKRDDFVAEVKKQIPELVDFVNKKQLITLDPSKPLVVRETPAYMRGFAGASISAPGPYDKHGNTYYNVTPLDAMSDGQAESYLREYNHWILQILNIHEAIPGHYTQLVYSNESPSLVKSLFGNGAMVEGWAVYTERMMLEEGYSNFEPEMWLMYYKWNLRVICNTILDYSIQVKGMTKQQGLDLLMNEAFQERAEAEGKWRRATLSQVQLTSYYSGYREIYDFREEYKQLLGKKFDLKQFHEKFLSYGSAPVKYIRQQMLAEIQ; translated from the coding sequence ATGAAAAAGAGCTTATTAGCTTTAGCGCTTACAACCGCATTAGTTGGAGTCACTGCCTGCAGTGGCTCACACTCCTCAAATGAAGTTCAACACCCTCAACATTCACAAGTAAAAAGCCAAGCTTTCTCTGATTTTTCACAGCAATTTATTAATGACTTGTGGAAACAGTTTCCAACGTGGGCAACGTATAGCGGTTACCATAAATATGATGGTGAACTGGTTATACCAAATCAACAAAGTCGTACAAAAACATTGGCGTTTGTGCAAAAACAAAGAGATGCGCTTAAGCAGATTAAACTGTCGACCTTAACCATTAGTCAAACTATTGATTTCCGCTTGATTGAAAACGTACTCGATAAAATAGAATGGGGTATCAATAATGGCAAAGCGTGGCAGTGGAATCCTGCACAATATAATGTTGCTGGTGGTTTTGCCCAAATTATCAACGAAGATTTTGCGCCTCTAGATCAAAGATTAAAATCAGTTCTTAACAGGATGCAATATATAGCAGCGTATTACAAAGCGGCTAAAGGAAATATCTCTAATCCTACGCTTGAACATACTCAATTAGCCATTCAGCAAAATAAAGGCGGGCTAGGCGTATTTTCTGATGAGCTTATTGAAAAGGCAAAAAAATCTGGGCTGTCAGAATCTGATAAACAGTTATTTGTTCAGAGAGTTAATCAATCTCGTCAAGCGATAAAAGGTTATGTTACTTGGCTTCATAATTTAGAAAAAGATCTAGCCAAAAATGGTGCTCGTAGTTTCCGTATTGGTGAAAAGTTATATGAACAAAAGTTTGCACTAGATATCCAATCAGGTATGACTGCAAGGCAGCTTTATGAAAAAGCGGTGGCGGATAAAAATCGTGTTCAAGGGGAAATGGTTAAGCTTACGGATCAGCTATGGTCAAAATACTTCACTGAGCCACAGCCGAAAGATAATAAACAGGCGATTCGTCAACTGATTGAAAAACTCTCAGTAAACCATGTTAAACGTGATGACTTTGTAGCTGAGGTCAAAAAGCAAATTCCTGAGTTAGTAGACTTTGTCAATAAAAAGCAGTTAATCACACTAGATCCTTCTAAGCCTCTTGTTGTTCGTGAAACCCCAGCCTATATGCGTGGTTTTGCAGGTGCATCGATTAGTGCCCCTGGCCCTTACGATAAACACGGAAATACTTATTACAACGTAACTCCGCTTGATGCCATGTCAGATGGACAAGCTGAAAGTTATCTTCGTGAATACAATCATTGGATTTTACAAATTCTAAATATCCATGAAGCCATTCCTGGTCATTACACACAATTGGTTTATTCAAATGAATCACCAAGTTTGGTTAAAAGTTTATTTGGTAATGGCGCCATGGTTGAGGGCTGGGCTGTATACACTGAACGTATGATGCTTGAGGAAGGCTATAGCAACTTTGAGCCAGAAATGTGGTTGATGTACTACAAATGGAATCTACGTGTAATTTGTAACACCATTCTTGATTACAGCATTCAGGTCAAAGGTATGACTAAACAACAAGGCTTAGACTTGTTGATGAACGAAGCTTTCCAAGAACGTGCCGAAGCAGAAGGTAAGTGGCGTCGTGCGACATTAAGTCAAGTTCAGCTCACTAGCTACTATTCTGGTTATAGAGAAATCTATGACTTCCGAGAAGAATATAAACAGCTACTGGGTAAGAAATTCGATCTTAAACAGTTCCACGAGAAGTTTTTAAGTTATGGTAGTGCACCAGTTAAATATATACGTCAACAGATGTTAGCCGAAATACAGTAA
- the lpxM gene encoding lauroyl-Kdo(2)-lipid IV(A) myristoyltransferase (LpxM is lauroyl-Kdo(2)-lipid IV(A) myristoyltransferase, an enzyme characterized in Escherichia coli and involved in biosynthesis of the form of lipid A found in that species and some closely related species.) has product MSCKKNKYDCDFTWGLLHPKLWPSWIGIGILFLIGFLPATAREFIARSLCGLVYKISSKQVKICKANLNACFPQKSSDEIELLVRENIEYFLMTLLAQAELMLCNKDKLQKSVSLSGQQHIKKARDEGKPIIFISPHVWGLEHAGLRLSAELPMMAMTKAHRNPLFQWLTVKIRSSHGGHVYKREAGLRAMISALKEDRSFFYLPDEDLGPEKSVLAPFFNTTKATLPVVGRLAKAGDAVVLPVCVGYSKESHRFEVKVMEECDLDPIKCKQSEAQCLNDMIERSIMAHPEQYMWCLKVLKTRPEGEARLY; this is encoded by the coding sequence TTGTCCTGCAAAAAAAATAAATATGATTGTGATTTTACTTGGGGACTTTTGCATCCCAAATTATGGCCTTCTTGGATTGGGATAGGAATTCTATTTTTAATCGGTTTTTTACCTGCCACAGCGAGAGAATTTATAGCACGAAGTCTTTGTGGGTTAGTTTATAAAATCTCAAGCAAACAAGTTAAAATTTGCAAAGCTAACCTCAACGCTTGTTTTCCTCAAAAATCTTCCGATGAAATTGAACTGTTAGTCAGAGAAAATATTGAGTATTTTTTAATGACCTTATTGGCTCAAGCTGAATTAATGTTGTGCAATAAGGATAAATTACAGAAATCGGTCTCTTTATCTGGACAGCAACATATAAAAAAAGCTCGTGATGAAGGAAAGCCAATTATTTTTATTTCTCCACATGTTTGGGGGCTAGAGCACGCTGGTTTAAGGTTGAGTGCAGAGTTACCCATGATGGCAATGACTAAAGCTCACCGAAATCCATTGTTTCAATGGCTGACGGTAAAAATAAGAAGTAGTCATGGTGGTCATGTTTATAAGCGTGAAGCAGGGCTACGTGCTATGATTTCGGCATTGAAAGAAGACAGAAGTTTTTTTTATTTACCCGATGAAGATCTAGGGCCAGAAAAAAGTGTTTTAGCGCCTTTTTTTAATACCACCAAAGCCACATTACCTGTGGTGGGTCGGCTGGCAAAGGCTGGTGACGCTGTCGTACTTCCTGTATGTGTTGGATATTCAAAAGAGAGCCATAGGTTTGAAGTTAAAGTGATGGAAGAATGTGATTTGGATCCCATCAAATGTAAGCAATCTGAAGCGCAGTGCCTAAATGATATGATAGAACGCTCTATTATGGCCCATCCTGAGCAATACATGTGGTGTTTAAAGGTGCTTAAAACTCGACCCGAGGGCGAAGCTAGATTGTATTAG
- the ihfA gene encoding integration host factor subunit alpha, protein MALTKAEMAEHLFEELGINKRLAKEMVELFFEEIRGALENGEQVKLSGFGNFDLRDKNQRPGRNPKTGEDIPISARRVVTFRPGQKLKSRVEKSNAAN, encoded by the coding sequence ATGGCACTTACCAAAGCCGAAATGGCAGAACATCTTTTTGAAGAGCTTGGTATTAACAAGCGCCTAGCAAAAGAGATGGTAGAGTTGTTCTTCGAAGAAATTCGTGGTGCGCTCGAAAATGGTGAGCAGGTCAAGCTATCTGGCTTTGGCAATTTTGACCTTAGGGATAAGAATCAAAGACCGGGAAGGAATCCAAAAACGGGTGAAGATATTCCAATTTCTGCACGCAGGGTAGTCACATTCCGCCCTGGGCAAAAATTGAAAAGTCGCGTAGAAAAATCTAACGCGGCGAATTAA